In Brachypodium distachyon strain Bd21 chromosome 2, Brachypodium_distachyon_v3.0, whole genome shotgun sequence, one genomic interval encodes:
- the LOC100828290 gene encoding ribonuclease II, chloroplastic/mitochondrial isoform X2: MNFDSSKIAEFLEKAQDLLDPTVLECAWMELSEKGKSVTVDEFADIVYGSKESLESYCAHFLLSRDIVYFVKVESRDSSMYQPRPSAQVDELLRRKLAKEAAEKELEEFVHLLKSAKALPLDSKPPKNSWLMEDKVKQKMESLQAYAVDACDDEQRRMAGNILKAMGFSRTSSAALKLLINVGYFPVHVNLDLFRYDVQTSYSEKVLSVADELLADCPDSDKHIRKDLSTLKVYAIDVDEADELDDALSATRLPDGRIKVWIHVADPTCFLQPRSIIDREAMHRGTSIFLPTATYPMFPERLAMNAMSLQQGTDCRSVSVSVILNPDGSIAEYKIENSVIKPTYMLTYESATELLYMNLEEEEELRILREAASIRAQWRCSQGSIDTAMIEPRIKVANPDDPEPNINLYVEDQTNPAMQLVSEMMILCGEAVASFGSDNDLPLPYRGHPQNNTAVSAFAYLPEGPARSFASIALLRAAEMDFRKPVAHGVLGIPGYVQFTSPIRRYVDLLAHYQVKAFLRGESPPYSAGDLEGMTFIASMHVKVARKLHSNSLRYWLLEYLRRQPKGRKFKALILKFIKDRMATLLLVEVGIQATTVVAAGKVGDEVSVVVEMAHPRDDILSVTEIAEDTE, translated from the exons ATGAATTTCGATTCTTCAAAAATAGCTGAATTTCTCGAGAAAGCGCAAGATCTTTTG GACCCTACTGTTCTGGAATGTGCCTGGATGGAGCTTTCTGAGAAGGGCAAATCAGTAACAGTTGATGAGTTTGCAGAT ATAGTTTATGGTAGCAAGGAATCTTTGGAGAGCTACTGTGCACACTTCTTGTTATCACGGGATATTGTATATTTTGTGAAGGTGGAGAGCAGAGATTCTTCCATGTACCAGCCTCGCCCGTCTGCTCAG GTGGATGAACTTTTACGACGGAAACTTGCTAAAGAGGCCGCCGAGAAGGAACTGGAAGAATTTGTCCACCTACTCAAGTCCGCCAAAGCATTGCCTCTGGACTCTAAGCCTCCTAAAAATTCTTGGTTGATGGAAGACAAagtgaaacaaaaaatggagTCTCTTCAGGCATATGCAGTTGATGCGTGTGACGATGAACAAAGAAGAATGGCAGGAAAT ATTCTCAAGGCTATGGGATTCTCACGGACTTCATCAGCTGCCCTGAAGCTTCTTATAAATGTTGGATACTTCCCCGTGCATGTCAATCTCGATCTTTTTAGATATGATGTTCAAACCTCGTACAGTGAGAAAGTTCTATCTGTTGCTGATGAGCTTCTGGCCGATTGCCCTGATTCAGATAAG CACATTCGAAAAGATCTTTCAACTTTGAAAGTTTATGCCATTGATGTGGATGAGGCTGATGAA CTTGATGATGCACTAAGTGCAACTAGACTACCTGATGGTAGGATAAAGGTCTGGATACATGTAGCTGACCCAACATGCTTTCTTCAACCCCGGAGTATCATTGACAG GGAGGCAATGCACAGAGGAACCTCGATCTTTTTACCAACTGCCACCTATCCAATGTTCCCAGAGAGGCTTGCCATGAATGCTATGAGCTTGCAACAGGGTACAGATTGTAGATCTGTAAGCGTATCTGTGATCTTGAATCCAGATGGAAG TATTGCAGAATATAAGATAGAAAATTCAGTAATCAAACCTACCTACATGTTAACATATGAGAGTGCAACTGAATTGCTGTACATGAAcctggaagaagaggaagaactgAGGATTCTTCGAGAAGCTGCTTCAATTCGTGCACAATGGCGATGCAGCCAG GGTTCAATCGACACTGCTATGATAGAACCTCGTATCAAGGTGGCAAATCCTGATGATCCCGAACCAAACATTAATCTATATGTTGAAGACCAAACAAACCCAGCAATGCAGCTTGTATCAGAGATGATGATACTTTGTGGGGAGGCAGTGGCTTCTTTTGGTTCTGACAACGATCTTCCTTTACCATACAGAGGGCATCCCCAGAATAACACAGCTGTGTCAGCATTTGCCTATCTACCTGAAGGGCCTGCCAGGAGCTTTGCCAGTATAGCTCTGCTCCGTGCTGCTGAAATGGATTTTCGGAAACCTGTAGCACATGGTGTCCTTGGTATTCCTGGTTATGTGCAGTTCACCTCCCCTATTAGAAGATATGTTGATCTGCTAGCTCATTATCAG GTAAAGGCTTTTCTTAGAGGTGAATCTCCACCATATTCAGCTGGTGACTTAGAAGGAATGACATTTATTGCGAGCATGCATGTTAAAGTAGCTCGGAAGCTCCACAGCAACAGCTTACGTTACTGGTTGTTGGAATACTTAAGGAGACAGCCAAAGGGGAGGAAGTTTAAAGCACTGATACTTAAGTTCATTAAGGATCGTATggcaactttgcttttggtgGAG GTTGGGATCCAAGCCACAACCGTAGTTGCAGCTGGGAAAGTTGGAGATGAAGTAAGCGTGGTTGTGGAAATGGCTCATCCCCGTGATGACATCTTATCGGTTACGGAGATTGCAGAAGATACAGAGTAG
- the LOC100828290 gene encoding ribonuclease II, chloroplastic/mitochondrial isoform X1 has translation MRPSPMAARAASGCCCCSPAVALAFSRLRPLLSRAAVRQGPAAAATGGRFALSTTSRGRLVDSVLEELRSSRRAARFSARIGLHGTKQLSDIKIDKRTLQKGWLLEFHKDSERSLLAVVERPDGKKNWVVTDQNGILSSIKPQQVTYVVPGTMNFDSSKIAEFLEKAQDLLDPTVLECAWMELSEKGKSVTVDEFADIVYGSKESLESYCAHFLLSRDIVYFVKVESRDSSMYQPRPSAQVDELLRRKLAKEAAEKELEEFVHLLKSAKALPLDSKPPKNSWLMEDKVKQKMESLQAYAVDACDDEQRRMAGNILKAMGFSRTSSAALKLLINVGYFPVHVNLDLFRYDVQTSYSEKVLSVADELLADCPDSDKHIRKDLSTLKVYAIDVDEADELDDALSATRLPDGRIKVWIHVADPTCFLQPRSIIDREAMHRGTSIFLPTATYPMFPERLAMNAMSLQQGTDCRSVSVSVILNPDGSIAEYKIENSVIKPTYMLTYESATELLYMNLEEEEELRILREAASIRAQWRCSQGSIDTAMIEPRIKVANPDDPEPNINLYVEDQTNPAMQLVSEMMILCGEAVASFGSDNDLPLPYRGHPQNNTAVSAFAYLPEGPARSFASIALLRAAEMDFRKPVAHGVLGIPGYVQFTSPIRRYVDLLAHYQVKAFLRGESPPYSAGDLEGMTFIASMHVKVARKLHSNSLRYWLLEYLRRQPKGRKFKALILKFIKDRMATLLLVEVGIQATTVVAAGKVGDEVSVVVEMAHPRDDILSVTEIAEDTE, from the exons ATGAGGCCGTCGCCcatggcggcgcgggccgcaagcgggtgctgctgctgctccccggcggtggcgctggcCTTCTCCCGCCTCCGGCCCCTCctcagccgcgccgccgtccgccagggccccgccgccgcggccaccggcGGCCGCTTCGCCCTTAGTACCACCTCCCGGGGCCGCCTTGTCGACTCCGTTCTGGAGGAGCTCCGGTCCTCCCGGAGGGCTGCTCGCTTCTCGGCAAG gATAGGATTGCATGGCACAAAGCAACTGTCAGACATCAAGATAGATAAGAGAACCTTACAAAAAGGATGGTTGCTTGAATTTCACAAAGATTCTGAGAGATCATTGCTTGCAGTTGTAGAAAGGCCCGACGGGAAGAAAAACTGGGTAGTCACTGACCAG AATGGTATCTTATCTTCTATAAAGCCCCAGCAGGTTACATATGTTGTACCTGGTACCATGAATTTCGATTCTTCAAAAATAGCTGAATTTCTCGAGAAAGCGCAAGATCTTTTG GACCCTACTGTTCTGGAATGTGCCTGGATGGAGCTTTCTGAGAAGGGCAAATCAGTAACAGTTGATGAGTTTGCAGAT ATAGTTTATGGTAGCAAGGAATCTTTGGAGAGCTACTGTGCACACTTCTTGTTATCACGGGATATTGTATATTTTGTGAAGGTGGAGAGCAGAGATTCTTCCATGTACCAGCCTCGCCCGTCTGCTCAG GTGGATGAACTTTTACGACGGAAACTTGCTAAAGAGGCCGCCGAGAAGGAACTGGAAGAATTTGTCCACCTACTCAAGTCCGCCAAAGCATTGCCTCTGGACTCTAAGCCTCCTAAAAATTCTTGGTTGATGGAAGACAAagtgaaacaaaaaatggagTCTCTTCAGGCATATGCAGTTGATGCGTGTGACGATGAACAAAGAAGAATGGCAGGAAAT ATTCTCAAGGCTATGGGATTCTCACGGACTTCATCAGCTGCCCTGAAGCTTCTTATAAATGTTGGATACTTCCCCGTGCATGTCAATCTCGATCTTTTTAGATATGATGTTCAAACCTCGTACAGTGAGAAAGTTCTATCTGTTGCTGATGAGCTTCTGGCCGATTGCCCTGATTCAGATAAG CACATTCGAAAAGATCTTTCAACTTTGAAAGTTTATGCCATTGATGTGGATGAGGCTGATGAA CTTGATGATGCACTAAGTGCAACTAGACTACCTGATGGTAGGATAAAGGTCTGGATACATGTAGCTGACCCAACATGCTTTCTTCAACCCCGGAGTATCATTGACAG GGAGGCAATGCACAGAGGAACCTCGATCTTTTTACCAACTGCCACCTATCCAATGTTCCCAGAGAGGCTTGCCATGAATGCTATGAGCTTGCAACAGGGTACAGATTGTAGATCTGTAAGCGTATCTGTGATCTTGAATCCAGATGGAAG TATTGCAGAATATAAGATAGAAAATTCAGTAATCAAACCTACCTACATGTTAACATATGAGAGTGCAACTGAATTGCTGTACATGAAcctggaagaagaggaagaactgAGGATTCTTCGAGAAGCTGCTTCAATTCGTGCACAATGGCGATGCAGCCAG GGTTCAATCGACACTGCTATGATAGAACCTCGTATCAAGGTGGCAAATCCTGATGATCCCGAACCAAACATTAATCTATATGTTGAAGACCAAACAAACCCAGCAATGCAGCTTGTATCAGAGATGATGATACTTTGTGGGGAGGCAGTGGCTTCTTTTGGTTCTGACAACGATCTTCCTTTACCATACAGAGGGCATCCCCAGAATAACACAGCTGTGTCAGCATTTGCCTATCTACCTGAAGGGCCTGCCAGGAGCTTTGCCAGTATAGCTCTGCTCCGTGCTGCTGAAATGGATTTTCGGAAACCTGTAGCACATGGTGTCCTTGGTATTCCTGGTTATGTGCAGTTCACCTCCCCTATTAGAAGATATGTTGATCTGCTAGCTCATTATCAG GTAAAGGCTTTTCTTAGAGGTGAATCTCCACCATATTCAGCTGGTGACTTAGAAGGAATGACATTTATTGCGAGCATGCATGTTAAAGTAGCTCGGAAGCTCCACAGCAACAGCTTACGTTACTGGTTGTTGGAATACTTAAGGAGACAGCCAAAGGGGAGGAAGTTTAAAGCACTGATACTTAAGTTCATTAAGGATCGTATggcaactttgcttttggtgGAG GTTGGGATCCAAGCCACAACCGTAGTTGCAGCTGGGAAAGTTGGAGATGAAGTAAGCGTGGTTGTGGAAATGGCTCATCCCCGTGATGACATCTTATCGGTTACGGAGATTGCAGAAGATACAGAGTAG
- the LOC100828595 gene encoding uncharacterized protein LOC100828595 translates to MATSAQRIALTVSLFGVLAFLLGVIAENKKPPYGTPIKGKDVVICKFPSDPTIAMGSLSLVALVLAAIIGHVAIFYPYKGKSVPRGALFQSTSLSVFFVVAELVSALAFAMLLWATITEGHHRTSNIHHDMDTQCPTAKTGLFGGAAFLALDAALFWLVCQMLALNARADYLDEDDDDKGEYGQVYAADAEGSKV, encoded by the exons ATGGCTACGTCGGCTCAACGGATCGCTCTCACCGTCTCCCTGTTTGGTGTCTTGGCCTTCCTGCTTGGTGTCAttgcagaaaacaaaaag CCTCCTTATGGAACTCCTATCAAAGGAAAGGATGTTGTCATCTGCAAGTTCCCGAGTGACCCAACCATTGCAATGGGAAGCCTGTCCCTTGTGGCACTTGTATTAGCTGCTATCATTGGACATGTTGCCATCTTTTACCCGTACAAGGGCAAGTCAGTTCCTCGTGGAGCACTATTTCAGAGCACCAGCTTGTCTGTATTCTTCGTCGTTGCTGA GCTAGTGTCAGCTCTGGCTTTTGCGATGTTGCTCTGGGCGACAATCACGGAGGGGCATCATCGCACCAGTAACATCCACCATGACATGGATACCCAGTGCCCTACCGCAAAGACTGGCCTCTTTGGAGGTGCCGCTTTCCTGGCCCTTGATGCTGCTCTGTTCTGGCTTGTTTGCCAGATGCTGGCCCTCAATGCAAGGGCTGACTATCtggatgaggatgatgatgataagGGTGAATACGGCCAGGTTTATGCTGCTGATGCTGAGGGCTCAAAGGTCTGA
- the LOC100845282 gene encoding thylakoid membrane protein TERC, chloroplastic, translating into MAATAMVTAAARPLLQQFSAPWIRHGRVAALRPWPGRALALLTVVAASRDGGERGKMRRKRRKRRATGSDQEDGVSLSSEIEAENSTPRAPIDDGSVKLAPEASITPKDSAIRRVTLVVLAAVLFGVSIALKDGVEKASEYFAGYLLEQSLSVDNLFVFILVFKYFKVPQEYQNRVLSYGIAGAVIFRAVLIIIGVATIQSFEAVNLFFALILLFSSYKLFAGDDEESDLSDNFIVKTCQKFIPVTDYYDGDRFFTNQDDIWKATPLLLTLAVIELSDIAFAVDSIPAVFGVTRDPLIILSSNIFAISGLRSLYVLISESMSELEYLQPAVGVVLGFIGTKMIFDFCGYHIPTEASLAIVTTCLSGGVILSLRKASAEEHGK; encoded by the exons ATGGCCGCCACAGCCATGGTCACCGCCGCAGCACGGCCCCTCCTGCAGCAGTTCTCCGCCCCGTGGATACGTCACGGCCGCGTGGCGGCGCTTCGTCCCTGGCCGGGGCGGGCTCTCGCGTTGCTCACGGTGGTCGCCGCGTCGCGCGACGGCGGAGAGCGggggaagatgaggaggaagaggaggaagcggcgggCCACGGGGTCCGACCAGGAGGACGGCGTCTCCCTCAGCTCCG AAATTGAGGCAGAGAATTCCACTCCACGTGCGCCCATCGACGATGGCAGCGTGAAGCTtgcaccagaagccagcattACCCCGAAAGACTCAGCTATTAGGAGAGTTACTCTAGTG GTCCTCGCTGCAGTGTTATTCGGCGTTAGCATCGCCCTAAAGGATGGGGTCGAGAAGGCGTCAGAATATTTTGCAGG CTATTTATTGGAACAGAGTTTGTCGGTGGACAATCTCTTTGTTTTTATTCTGGTCTTCAAGTATTTTAAAGTGCCACAGGAGTACCAG AACCGGGTGCTTTCTTATGGTATTGCCGGAGCGGTGATCTTTCGTGCAGTGTTGATCATCATAGGAGTAGCTACCATTCAG AGTTTTGAAGCGGTGAACTTATTTTTTGCTTTGATCCTGCTATTCTCTTCTTACAAG CTGTTTGCTGGTGACGATGAAGAATCTGATCTGTCTGACAATTTCATTGTGAAAACATGCCAAAAGTTCATTCCTGTCACTG ATTATTATGACGGTGATCGGTTTTTCACAAATCAAGATGATATATGGAAA GCCACACCATTACTTTTGACTCTAGCAGTGATCGAACTAAGTGATATTGCTTTTGCT GTTGACTCAATACCAGCAGTTTTTGGTGTAACAAGAGATCCACTTATAATATTGTCATCGAATATTTTTGCTATTTCTG GCTTGAGATCACTCTATGTACTCATTTCAGAGAGCATGTCTGAGTTGGAGTATTTGCAG CCTGCTGTTGGTGTCGTTTTGGGCTTCATTGGAACAAAGATGATCTTTGACTTCTGTG GTTATCATATACCAACCGAAGCTTCCCTTGCTATTGTTACCACATGTCTTAGTGGGGGAGTAATACTGAGTCTTAGGAAAGCATCAGCAGAGGAGCATGGCAAGTAG
- the LOC100845584 gene encoding transcription factor IIIA isoform X1, protein MGERDFDGGDAGARETEPEAAAPVRDIRRYKCEFCDVVRSKKQLIRAHVLEHHKDEVDDLEEYNEAAGGVQRKEITHDCEECGARFKKPAHLKQHMQSHSSERPFACHVDGCPFSYSRKDHLNRHLLTHQGKLFICPMEGCNRKFSTRGNMQRHVQEMHKDGSPCESKKEFICPEVNCGKAFKFASKLQKHEDSHAKLEYTEVICCEPGCMKTFTNVECLKAHNQSCHRYVQCDVCDTKQLKKNFKRHQRMHEGSRVAETVKCHFEDCKCSFSKKSNLDKHIKAVHEQSRPYACGFAGCGKKFSYKHVRDNHEKSSAHVYFEGDFVESGPHPGGRKRKPIPVDTFTRKRVAAPGDVPTYADGTGYLRWLLSG, encoded by the exons ATGGGAGAAAGGGATTTTGATGGTGGTGACGCCGGAGCGAGAGAGACcgagccggaggcggcggcgccagtgAGGGATATACGGCGGTACAAGTGCGAGTTCTGCGACGTCGTCCGCTCCAAGAAGCAGTTGATCCGAGCGCACGTCCTGGAACACCATAAG GATGAAGTGGATGATTTGGAGGAGTACAATGAAGCTGCTGGTGGTGTGCAGCGCAAGGAGATCACCCATGATTGCGAGGAGTGTGGCGCGAGGTTTAAGAAGCCGGCCCATCTGAAGCAACATATGCAGAGCCATTCGTCCGAG AGGCCATTTGCATGCCATGTAGATGGTTGCCCCTTCAGCTATAGCAGGAAGGACCATCTGAACCGCCATCTACTTACCCATCAAGGGAAGCTATTTATATGCCCTATGGAAGGGTGCAATCGTAAGTTCAGTACCAGGGGCAATATGCAGAGACATGTTCAGGAAATGCATAAAGATGGCTCTCCTTGTGAAAGCAAGAAAGAATTTATCTGTCCAGAGGTTAATTGTGGGAAGGCTTTCAAATTTGCTTCCAAGCTACAGAAGCACGAGGATTCACATG CCAAGTTGGAATACACTGAAGTTATCTGCTGCGAACCAGGCTGCATGAAGACTTTTACTAATGTGGAATGCCTCAAGGCCCATAACCAATCATGCCATCGATATGTTCAGTGTGATGTCTGTGACACTAAACAGCTAAAGAAGAATTTCAAGCGTCATCAGCGGATGCATGAAGGTTCACGTGTTGCTGAGACAGTTAAATGCCACTTTGAGGACTGCAAGTGCTCATTTTCAAAG AAATCCAATTTGGACAAGCATATCAAGGCAGTCCATGAGCAAAGTAGACCTTATGCATGTGGATTCGCTGGGTGCGGCAAGAAGTTTTCTTACAAGCATGTTAGGGACAACCATGAAAAATCTAGTGCTCATGTGTACTTTGAG GGCGATTTCGTGGAATCTGGACCGCATCCAGGCGGGCGCAAGAGGAAACCCATCCCCGTTGATACTTTTACGCGGAAAAGGGTAGCTGCTCCTGGTGATGTGCCTACTTATGCTGATGGAACGGGGTATCTGAGATGGCTTTTGTCAGGTTGA
- the LOC100845584 gene encoding transcription factor IIIA isoform X2: MQEGLEWTSIGMGDPPEKLHQDCLIHVLLQRPFACHVDGCPFSYSRKDHLNRHLLTHQGKLFICPMEGCNRKFSTRGNMQRHVQEMHKDGSPCESKKEFICPEVNCGKAFKFASKLQKHEDSHAKLEYTEVICCEPGCMKTFTNVECLKAHNQSCHRYVQCDVCDTKQLKKNFKRHQRMHEGSRVAETVKCHFEDCKCSFSKKSNLDKHIKAVHEQSRPYACGFAGCGKKFSYKHVRDNHEKSSAHVYFEGDFVESGPHPGGRKRKPIPVDTFTRKRVAAPGDVPTYADGTGYLRWLLSG; encoded by the exons ATGCAGGAAGGCCTTGAATGGACTAGTATCGGGATGGGAGACCCTCCTGAGAAGCTCCATCAAGACTGCCTCATTCACGTGCTTCTTCAG AGGCCATTTGCATGCCATGTAGATGGTTGCCCCTTCAGCTATAGCAGGAAGGACCATCTGAACCGCCATCTACTTACCCATCAAGGGAAGCTATTTATATGCCCTATGGAAGGGTGCAATCGTAAGTTCAGTACCAGGGGCAATATGCAGAGACATGTTCAGGAAATGCATAAAGATGGCTCTCCTTGTGAAAGCAAGAAAGAATTTATCTGTCCAGAGGTTAATTGTGGGAAGGCTTTCAAATTTGCTTCCAAGCTACAGAAGCACGAGGATTCACATG CCAAGTTGGAATACACTGAAGTTATCTGCTGCGAACCAGGCTGCATGAAGACTTTTACTAATGTGGAATGCCTCAAGGCCCATAACCAATCATGCCATCGATATGTTCAGTGTGATGTCTGTGACACTAAACAGCTAAAGAAGAATTTCAAGCGTCATCAGCGGATGCATGAAGGTTCACGTGTTGCTGAGACAGTTAAATGCCACTTTGAGGACTGCAAGTGCTCATTTTCAAAG AAATCCAATTTGGACAAGCATATCAAGGCAGTCCATGAGCAAAGTAGACCTTATGCATGTGGATTCGCTGGGTGCGGCAAGAAGTTTTCTTACAAGCATGTTAGGGACAACCATGAAAAATCTAGTGCTCATGTGTACTTTGAG GGCGATTTCGTGGAATCTGGACCGCATCCAGGCGGGCGCAAGAGGAAACCCATCCCCGTTGATACTTTTACGCGGAAAAGGGTAGCTGCTCCTGGTGATGTGCCTACTTATGCTGATGGAACGGGGTATCTGAGATGGCTTTTGTCAGGTTGA
- the LOC100845893 gene encoding protein FAR1-RELATED SEQUENCE 5 translates to MVDESVDEYLDIVERMFGSEDDGFEFYNSYALEKGFSVRKSYVEWDEANEEIILRKFVCSREGSCEEKHMKREDRKRRPRNLTRVGCRAKLVIARVKETGRWFVKDFIDEHTHPLAPRDLACLLHSHRRISDEQKADIVEMEISGLRKHKIMDILVMQYGGYDEVGCTMRDIYNFCHLYKQETIATGDAQTVICHMMARQERDPNFFFKNLVDGEGHLKGLFWADSQSRLDYEVFGDVVVFDSTYRTNKYNLLFVPFVGLNHHRSTVVFGCGIISHETSESYEWMLRTFSAAMAQKHPISVITDGDLAMQRAIRVVWPDTIHRLCVWHIQQNILRHLGDDLVKEEFRSVIYDRSPIEEHEKKWMDFLERSKVTSEESWLHQMYQMRKLWCASYLVGHCFLGLSSNQRSESLNSVLHTHLDGSMTLFKMLEHYERCLLTRRLNKSILDIVALQSVPFTEVDASSLEKHAAQVFTPAMFALVRWSTNAASNCTMFEIIDADNLSTYVVAKKDRREKKFQVHCEVKEGSLDRISCSCRKLECLRTPCSHILYVLGILQEERLPECCVPTRWTMSAKAAFPKTRKNNMYDYSVSLKRYRELRNLSHAACFLASQSVEAYDRLKLVLNVQVDNKKSSSGHKECMRYGPVLPQTAQVDSGELEKVLDPVHVQGRGAPKKRLKPQKRKRSTVKCGYCRQEGHNRRKCSEWEEDKKLASVD, encoded by the exons ATGGTTGATGAGTCGGTTGATGAGTACCTTGACATCGTCGAGAGGATGTTTGGTAGCGAGGATGATGGTTTCGAGTTCTATAACAGTTATGCTCTTGAAAAAGGTTTTAGTGTGCGGAAAAGCTATGTTGAGTGGGATGAAGCCAACGAGGAGATAATTCTGAGGAAATTTGTCTGTAGTCGTGAAGGTTCGTGTGAAGAGAAGCACATGAAGAGAGAAGATAGGAAGAGGAGGCCACGCAATCTCACTCGTGTTGGGTGTCGAGCCAAATTGGTCATTGCAAGAGTCAAGGAAACAGGGCGTTGGTTCGTGAAGGATTTCATCGATGAGCACACCCATCCTCTTGCCCCACGGGATCTTGCTTGTCTTTTGCATTCGCACAGAAGAATCAGCGACGAGCAGAAAGCGGACATTGTAGAGATGGAAATATCTGGGCTCCGCAAACATAAAATCATGGATATCCTGGTGATGCAGTACGGTGGATATGATGAAGTTGGATGTACCATGAGGGACATTTATAATTTCTGCCATCTCTATAAGCAGGAAACAATCGCTACCGGTGATGCCCAAACGGTGATCTGTCACATGATGGCGCGCCAGGAGAGAGATCCaaattttttcttcaagaacTTGGTCGATGGAGAGGGGCATCTCAAGGGATTGTTTTGGGCCGATAGTCAATCCAGGCTTGACTACGAGGTTTTTGGCGatgttgttgtttttgatAGCACGTACAGGACCAATAAGTACAACCTGCTCTTTGTGCCGTTTGTTGGGCTGAATCACCACCGCAGCACTGTTGTTTTTGGATGTGGTATTATTTCTCATGAAACAAGCGAGTCCTACGAGTGGATGCTACGGACCTTTTCTGCTGCCATGGCCCAGAAGCACCCGATATCTGTGATCACCGACGGGGACCTGGCGATGCAGAGAGCGATAAGGGTGGTCTGGCCTGACACGATTCATAGGTTGTGCGTATGGCACATTCAGCAGAACATCTTACGTCATCTTGGTGATGATTTGGTTAAGGAAGAATTCAGATCTGTTATATATGATCGCTCTCCCATAGAAGAGCATGAGAAAAAATGGATGGATTTCTTAGAAAGGAGTAAAGTAACAAGTGAGGAGTCGTGGTTGCATCAGATGTATCAGATGAGGAAGCTGTGGTGTGCCTCGTATCTGGTGGGACACTGTTTCTTAGGATTGAGCAGTAATCAGAGGAGCGAGAGCCTAAACTCTGTTCTGCATACCCATCTTGATGGTAGCATGACATTGTTTAAAATGCTAGAACATTATGAGCGTTGCCTTTTGACACGACGCCTAAACAAGTCGATCCTAGACATTGTGGCCTTGCAGTCCGTACCATTTACAGAGGTTGATGCTTCAAGTCTCGAGAAACATGCTGCACAAGTTTTCACTCCTGCAATGTTTGCGTTGGTCAGATGGAGTACAAATGCTGCAAGTAACTGTACCATGTTTGAGATAATAGATGCAGACAATTTGAGTACGTATGTTGTGGCTAAGAAGGatagaagagagaagaagtTCCAAGTGCACTGTGAGGTGAAAGAAGGTTCTTTGGACAGGATTTCCTGTTCTTGCCGTAAGCTGGAATGCTTACGCACACCATGTTCCCACATACTTTATGTTTTAGGAATATTACAAGAAGAACGACTTCCCGAGTGTTGTGTTCCAACCAGGTGGACGATGAGTGCAAAAGCTGCATTTCCTAAGAccagaaaaaacaacatgtatGATTATTCGGTAAGCCTGAAGAGGTACCGTGAGCTGCGGAATTTGAGTCACGCGGCATGCTTCTTGGCATCTCAGTCCGTTGAAGCATATGATCGTCTGAAGTTGGTTTTGAATGTACAAGTTGACAACAAGAAATCATCCAGTGGTCACAAGGAATGCATGAGGTATGGTCCGGTGCTGCCACAAACGGCGCAAGTTGATTCTGGAGAATTGGAAAAGGTTTTGGATCCTGTGCATGTGCAAGGCCGAGGTGCACCGAAGAAAAGACTGAAGCCACAGAAGCGGAAGAGATCAACGGTGAAATGCGGCTACTGCCGACAGGAGGGTCACAATCGGCGTAAATGCTCCGAGTGGGAAGAG gACAAGAAGCTGGCGTCCGTGGATTAA
- the LOC112270770 gene encoding uncharacterized protein LOC112270770 translates to MEFSATVDGEISYSPKGYFGGRTGYMIVREPDVVEWSMMMNHLRVHGYKGEADLYYLELGCIPPDGMVLMSGPEHVEQMMQAHKGKKKCQLYIIRNGSLSDDCDDGMNEEGQFDHFNSWEPIDRWDEGHTHKHGSAPLMEQPASKSHKKALTYSSGDEDLDS, encoded by the exons ATGGAATTTAGTGCTACCGTGGATGGGGAAATTTCTTATAGTCCGAAAGGATACTTCGGAGGACGTACCGGTTACATGATTGTTAGGGAACCTGACGTTGTGGAGTGGTCGATGATGATGAACCATTTGCGTGTTCATGGTTATAAAGGGGAGGCCGATTTGTACTACCTTGAGCTTGGTTGCATACCACCTGACGGAATGGTCTTAATGTCAGGCCCAGAGCATGTAGAACAAATGATGCAGGCTCATAAAGGCAAAAAGAAGTGTCAGTTGTACATCATCAGGAATGGTTCACTGTCAGATGATTGTGATGATGGCATGAATGAAGAG GGTCAATTCGACCATTTTAATTCGTGGGAGCCCATCGATAGATGGGACGAAGGGCACACGCACAAACATGGATCAGCTCCACTAATGGAGCAACCAGCATCGAAATCTCATAAGAAGGCATTGACTTATAGCAGTGGCGATGAGGACTTGGACTCATAA